The Polyangium spumosum region GTCGGGTAGTTGAACGTGGTGTTCACGAAATACAGGAGGCTGTTCGCCTTGCCCTCCTGCGACATGATCGCCTGGCCGATGTGGATGATCTCGCTCGCGTTGTCCCCGAAGCAATGCACGCCGAGCAGCTCCAGCGTCTCGCGGTGGAACAGGATCTTGAGCATCCCCACGGTCCGCCCCGTGATCTGCGCGCGGGCGAGCGACTTGAACTGCGCGTGGCCCACCTCGTAGGGGATCCCCGCCTTCGTCAACTCACGCTCGGTCCGGCCCACGGAGGAGATCTCGGGCGAGGTATAGATGCCCGTCGGGATGTCCTCGACGAGCCTCGTCTCGAGCCGGCCCTCGACGAGGTGCGTCGCGGCGAAGCGGCCCTGATCGTAGGCCGCGCTCGCGAGCGAGGGGAAACCCACGATGTCGCCCACCGCGTAGATGTGCGGCACGGACGTCTGGTAGGCCTCGTTCACCTTGATGTTGCCGCGAGAATCGAGGGGGACCCCGAGGTCCTCGAGCCCCATCCCATTCGAATTGCCCGTGCGCCCGTTCGCCCAGAGCAGGACGTCGGCCTTGATCTTCTTGCCGCTCTTGAGGTGCAGGACCACGCCGTCGTCCTGGCCCTCCACCCGCTCGTACTCCTCGTTGTGCCGGATGAGGCAGCCCATGTCGCGCAGGTGATACGCGAGCGCGTCGACGATCTCGTCGTCGAGGAACGAGAGCAGTTTGTCGCGGGTATTGATGAGGTTCAGCTTCACGCCGAGCATGCGGAACATGCTCCCCCACTCGCAGCCGATGACGCCCGCGCCATACACGATCATCGACTGCGGCATCTCCTCCATCCCGAGGATCGTGTCGGAGTCGTAGACGCGCGGATGCGTGAAATCGACGTCCGGCGGGTGATACGGCCGCGAGCCGGCGGCGATGATGAACGCCTTGGCCGTGAGGACGTCGACCGCGCCCTTCGGCTGCCCGACCTCGACGGTGTTCGCGTCGAGGAAACGGGCGCGGCCCTCGACGACCTCGACCTTGTTGCGCTCGTAGAACGTCTGCCGCATGTCGGTCTGGCGCGCGATGACGCTGCCCGCCGTGCGGGTGAGGTCGCCGAACGAGGGCTGCGCGTCGGGGCTCGCCCGGAACCCAGGGACGTGGCGCATCTCCACGAAGCGCTGGATCGCGTGGCGAAGCGCCTTCGAAGGGATGGTGGCCGTGTGCGTGCAAGCGCCCCCGACCAGGTGGCGCTGGTCGACGACGCAGACGCTGCGGCCCTCCTTGGCGCACTTCATCGCCGCCCCTTCCCCGCCGGGGCCGCTGCCGATCACGATGACGTCGAATGCTCGCGAGCTCATCGGCGCGCACTCTACGCCGCGCCGGCAAATCTCGCAACGAAGCGGCTCCTACAAGGCGACGACCGGATCACAGGCCAAGCCCAGCAGCTCGCCGCGGATCTCGCCCACGAGATAAATCGACCCCGCCACGACGACGAGGTCCGATGGGCCCGCCACGACGAGCGCCCGCCGGATCGCCTCGCGCCCCTCGGGCGCCACGAGCCCGGCAAAACGCGCCGAAAGCTCGGTCGCCTTCACCGGCGCCCGCCCCTTCGGCTCGGCATAAATGCGCCGATCGGCGAGCGGGCCGAGCACGTCGAGCATACCCACCCACGCCTTGTCCGCGAGCGCCCCGAAGACGAGCACCACCCGATCGGGCGATAGCCCGAGGGAACACACGTGCTCGGCCAGCGCAGCGGCGCCGTGGGGATTGTGCGCGCAATCGAGGAGGACGGTTTTTCCTGCCCTCTCGATGCGCTCGAGCCGCCCCGGCCAGCGCGCCGCCGCGAGGCCCCGCGTGATGAGCTCCGGCCGCGCTTTCAACGCGGGCATCGACGACACCACGAGCGCCGTTGCCACCGCCGCATTGCCGATTTGATGCGCGCCGGCGAGCCCGAGCTCGGCCTCGACGACCTCCGGCAAGAGCCCCTCGATCCGCGCACGCCCGTCCGGGAGCGCCCGCGCCTCGAACACGCAGACCCCGTCCGCATTCGTGGCCCGCTCGCTCGGCCGCGCCACGCGCAGCACCGGCCCCGCGCCCACGTCCCTCGCCACCTCGAGCGCCGCCGCGAGCGCCTCGTCGTCGAGCGGACCCAGCACGACGGGCACGTCGCGCCGGAAGATGCCCGCCTTGTCCCGCGTGATGGCCCCGCGCGTCTCGCCGAGCAGCGCGGTGTGGTCGAGCGCGACCGACGTGATCGCCGTCCCGAGCGGCCGTTCGAGCACGTTCGTCGCGTCGAGCCGCCCCCCGATCCCGACCTCGATCACGCCCACCTCGACGTCCGCCGCGTCGAACGCGACGAACGCCGCGAGCGTCATCGCCTCGAAAAACGTGAGCCCCTCCGGCGCGACCACGAGCACCCGCTCGAGCGCGTCCGCGAGCGCGAGCTCCGCAATGGGCTCGCCGTCCACGCGGATACGCTCGGCGAAGCGGCAGAGGTGCGGCGACGTGTAAAGCCCGGTCCGGAGGCCCGCCTCCCGCGTGATCGCCTCGACCATCGCGCTCGTCGAGCCCTTGCCGTTCGTCCCCGTGACATGGACGAACCGCCGCTTCGCCTCGGGGTTGCCCAGCGCCGCGAGCGCGGCGTGCATGCGATCGAGGCCGAGCGACATGCCCCGGCCCGCGCGACGCATGAGGTCGTCGACGAGGGGGATCAGGCGTGAAGAGGTCATCCGATCAGCGCGGCATCCGAGCGGCGCGCCCGTCCTGCAGGTGATCGAGCAAGAGCCCGATCGTCTGCTTCATCATGAGCCGAGGGACGATCGCGTCGATCATGCCGTGCTCCAGCAAG contains the following coding sequences:
- a CDS encoding bifunctional folylpolyglutamate synthase/dihydrofolate synthase, which codes for MTSSRLIPLVDDLMRRAGRGMSLGLDRMHAALAALGNPEAKRRFVHVTGTNGKGSTSAMVEAITREAGLRTGLYTSPHLCRFAERIRVDGEPIAELALADALERVLVVAPEGLTFFEAMTLAAFVAFDAADVEVGVIEVGIGGRLDATNVLERPLGTAITSVALDHTALLGETRGAITRDKAGIFRRDVPVVLGPLDDEALAAALEVARDVGAGPVLRVARPSERATNADGVCVFEARALPDGRARIEGLLPEVVEAELGLAGAHQIGNAAVATALVVSSMPALKARPELITRGLAAARWPGRLERIERAGKTVLLDCAHNPHGAAALAEHVCSLGLSPDRVVLVFGALADKAWVGMLDVLGPLADRRIYAEPKGRAPVKATELSARFAGLVAPEGREAIRRALVVAGPSDLVVVAGSIYLVGEIRGELLGLACDPVVAL
- the sthA gene encoding Si-specific NAD(P)(+) transhydrogenase, translated to MSSRAFDVIVIGSGPGGEGAAMKCAKEGRSVCVVDQRHLVGGACTHTATIPSKALRHAIQRFVEMRHVPGFRASPDAQPSFGDLTRTAGSVIARQTDMRQTFYERNKVEVVEGRARFLDANTVEVGQPKGAVDVLTAKAFIIAAGSRPYHPPDVDFTHPRVYDSDTILGMEEMPQSMIVYGAGVIGCEWGSMFRMLGVKLNLINTRDKLLSFLDDEIVDALAYHLRDMGCLIRHNEEYERVEGQDDGVVLHLKSGKKIKADVLLWANGRTGNSNGMGLEDLGVPLDSRGNIKVNEAYQTSVPHIYAVGDIVGFPSLASAAYDQGRFAATHLVEGRLETRLVEDIPTGIYTSPEISSVGRTERELTKAGIPYEVGHAQFKSLARAQITGRTVGMLKILFHRETLELLGVHCFGDNASEIIHIGQAIMSQEGKANSLLYFVNTTFNYPTMAEAYRVAALNGLNRVF